From Aquisalimonas asiatica, the proteins below share one genomic window:
- the cysM gene encoding cysteine synthase CysM, giving the protein MTYPTVEDFVGNTPLVRLQRLAGDTSNTILLKLEGNNPAGSVKDRPAMSMIRRAEERGEIRPGDTLIEATSGNTGIALAMAAAIRGYRMVLIMPEHMTAERRASMRAYGAELVLVSQDGGMEEARDVAQRMQNEGKGRVLDQFANPDNWRAHYEGTGPEIWRDTRGGVTHFVSSMGTTGTIMGTSRFFKETAPHVEIVGVQPDDGSQIPGIRRWPEAYLPKIYEPERVDRIIDVSQAEAEEMTRRLAAEEGIMAGVSSGGTLFAALQLSAEVENATIVTIVCDRGDRYLSSGVFPD; this is encoded by the coding sequence ATGACATATCCAACCGTAGAAGACTTCGTCGGCAACACCCCGCTTGTCCGGTTGCAGCGCCTTGCGGGTGATACGTCCAATACCATCCTCCTCAAGCTCGAGGGAAACAACCCGGCGGGTTCGGTCAAGGACCGCCCCGCCATGAGCATGATCCGGCGCGCCGAGGAGCGGGGCGAGATCCGTCCCGGAGACACCCTGATCGAGGCGACCAGCGGCAATACCGGTATCGCCCTGGCCATGGCGGCAGCAATCCGGGGATATCGCATGGTGCTGATCATGCCCGAGCACATGACCGCCGAGCGCCGCGCCTCCATGCGCGCCTACGGCGCCGAACTCGTGCTGGTCTCCCAGGACGGGGGCATGGAAGAGGCGCGTGACGTGGCCCAGCGCATGCAGAACGAAGGGAAAGGACGGGTTCTGGATCAGTTCGCCAACCCCGACAACTGGCGAGCGCACTACGAGGGCACCGGACCGGAGATCTGGCGCGACACCAGGGGCGGGGTGACCCATTTCGTGTCGTCCATGGGCACCACCGGCACCATCATGGGGACATCCCGCTTCTTCAAGGAAACGGCGCCCCATGTGGAGATTGTCGGGGTGCAGCCGGACGACGGCTCCCAGATCCCGGGGATCCGTCGCTGGCCGGAGGCGTATCTGCCGAAGATCTACGAGCCCGAGCGGGTCGATCGCATCATCGACGTGAGCCAGGCGGAGGCCGAAGAGATGACCCGGCGGCTGGCCGCCGAGGAAGGCATCATGGCCGGCGTGTCGTCGGGCGGCACACTGTTCGCGGCGCTGCAGCTCTCCGCCGAGGTGGAGAACGCCACCATCGTCACCATT